In Bdellovibrio sp. GT3, one genomic interval encodes:
- a CDS encoding succinate dehydrogenase cytochrome b subunit, with protein MFSFLGTTVGKKYLMGITGLVWAGFVLAHMAGNMLIFVSHDAYNAYGHALTSGKLIYVAELVLVLALITHVTMAISLTKNNREAKGQRYAVAAKGTKKVSLASRTMAIQGSLILVFVILHLITFKYGHYYETNVNGTPMRDLAKLMEEVFQQPGYVVWYVVALVLLGFHLKHGVGSTFQSLGLMEGTYRSLWAKLSIGYGIIVALGFISQPLYLFLMR; from the coding sequence ATGTTTTCATTTCTCGGAACGACTGTCGGGAAGAAATACTTAATGGGTATTACTGGACTTGTGTGGGCGGGCTTCGTGCTGGCTCATATGGCCGGAAATATGCTTATTTTCGTAAGTCACGATGCTTACAATGCCTACGGACATGCGCTAACTAGCGGAAAATTGATCTACGTTGCGGAATTGGTGTTGGTGCTGGCGCTGATCACTCACGTGACGATGGCGATTTCACTGACTAAAAACAATCGCGAAGCAAAAGGCCAACGCTATGCTGTTGCTGCCAAAGGCACGAAGAAAGTTTCCCTGGCATCCAGAACAATGGCCATTCAGGGTTCGTTGATTCTGGTTTTTGTGATTCTTCATTTGATCACTTTCAAATACGGCCACTACTACGAAACTAACGTTAACGGGACGCCAATGCGCGATCTGGCCAAGCTGATGGAAGAAGTATTCCAGCAACCTGGTTACGTGGTTTGGTATGTGGTTGCGTTGGTTCTTTTGGGTTTCCATTTGAAACACGGTGTGGGCTCCACATTCCAGTCTCTGGGATTGATGGAAGGCACTTACCGCAGTCTTTGGGCAAAGCTAAGCATCGGCTACGGTATTATCGTGGCTCTGGGCTTTATCTCTCAACCTCTTTACCTTTTCCTAATGCGCTAA
- a CDS encoding fumarate reductase/succinate dehydrogenase flavoprotein subunit — translation MANILDSKIPSGPIEGKWEKAKFENKLVNPANKRKHSVIVVGTGLAGASAAASLGELGYKVKAFCVHESPRRAHSVAAQGGINAAKNYQNDGDSTYRLFYDTVKGGDFRAREANVYRLAEVSASIIDQMVSQGVPFAREYGGTLANRSFGGAQVSRTFYARGQTGQQLLLGAYSQMMRQVDAGTVELRYRREMLDVVIVDGKARGIIVRNLLTGEIESHEADAVVIASGGYSNVFFLSTNAMNCAVTAAWKAHKRGAYFANPCYTQIHPTCIPVHGENQSKLTLMSESLRNDGRVWVPKAVGDKRHPNDIPENERDYYLERVYPSFGNLAPRDVASRQAKYACDEGRGVNESGKAVYLDFADAIKRLGEDKISERYGNLFEMYDKITGENPYKRPMKIYPAPHYTMGGLWVDYNLQSTIPGLFVAGEANFSDHGANRLGASALMQGLADGYFVLPYTIGNYLGGTKLDKVTTSDDAFKAAADGVRKEISTLIGIKGNRTVDSFHKELGNIMWENCGMGRNEAGLKKAIQEIPKLREEFWQNVRIPGDPNYLNVELEKAGRVADFLELGELMCRDALERQESCGGHFREEYQDKGEAKRDDEKFCHVAAWEYTGENKASVRHKEELVFDNVHLATRSYK, via the coding sequence ATGGCTAATATCTTAGACAGCAAAATTCCAAGTGGTCCAATTGAAGGCAAATGGGAAAAAGCAAAGTTTGAAAACAAACTTGTAAATCCAGCCAATAAAAGAAAGCACTCCGTTATCGTTGTGGGTACCGGTCTTGCCGGCGCATCCGCCGCTGCTTCTTTGGGTGAACTTGGTTATAAAGTAAAAGCATTCTGTGTGCATGAGTCCCCTCGCCGCGCCCATTCCGTTGCCGCTCAAGGCGGTATCAATGCTGCAAAAAACTATCAAAATGATGGTGACTCCACTTACCGTCTTTTCTACGACACAGTTAAGGGCGGTGACTTCCGTGCCCGCGAAGCCAACGTTTACCGTCTGGCTGAGGTGTCTGCGAGCATCATCGATCAAATGGTTTCTCAGGGTGTTCCTTTTGCCCGTGAATACGGCGGTACGCTTGCCAACCGTTCTTTCGGTGGTGCGCAGGTTTCCCGTACGTTCTATGCCCGTGGTCAAACCGGCCAGCAGCTTTTGTTGGGTGCATACTCGCAAATGATGAGACAGGTTGATGCTGGCACAGTGGAGCTTCGTTATCGTCGTGAGATGTTGGACGTGGTTATCGTTGATGGCAAAGCTCGCGGTATCATCGTTCGCAATCTTTTGACAGGTGAAATTGAATCTCACGAAGCGGATGCGGTCGTTATCGCTTCCGGTGGTTATTCCAACGTATTCTTCCTTTCCACAAATGCGATGAACTGTGCAGTGACGGCGGCATGGAAAGCCCACAAACGTGGGGCTTACTTTGCGAATCCTTGCTACACACAAATCCATCCAACCTGCATCCCAGTTCACGGAGAGAATCAGTCTAAATTGACTTTGATGTCTGAGTCTTTGCGTAATGACGGTCGCGTTTGGGTTCCTAAAGCGGTTGGTGATAAACGTCATCCAAATGACATCCCTGAAAACGAACGTGACTATTACTTGGAGCGCGTTTACCCGTCTTTCGGTAACTTGGCTCCTCGTGACGTGGCTTCTCGTCAGGCAAAATATGCATGCGATGAAGGCCGTGGTGTGAATGAATCCGGCAAAGCTGTTTACTTGGATTTCGCTGACGCTATCAAGCGTCTGGGTGAAGATAAAATTTCAGAACGTTACGGCAATTTGTTTGAAATGTACGACAAAATTACCGGCGAAAATCCTTATAAACGCCCAATGAAAATCTATCCGGCACCTCACTACACAATGGGTGGCTTGTGGGTTGACTACAATCTTCAATCAACAATTCCAGGCTTGTTCGTGGCTGGGGAAGCAAACTTCTCTGACCATGGTGCGAACCGTTTGGGTGCATCTGCATTGATGCAAGGTTTGGCTGACGGATACTTTGTTCTTCCGTACACAATCGGCAACTATCTGGGTGGAACAAAACTTGATAAGGTTACGACTTCTGATGACGCCTTTAAAGCAGCAGCTGATGGTGTAAGAAAAGAAATCAGCACTCTAATTGGCATTAAGGGCAATCGCACCGTCGACAGCTTCCATAAAGAGCTTGGTAACATCATGTGGGAAAACTGCGGCATGGGTCGTAACGAAGCTGGTCTTAAAAAGGCCATTCAGGAGATCCCAAAACTTCGCGAGGAATTCTGGCAAAACGTGCGTATTCCAGGAGATCCAAACTATCTTAACGTTGAGCTTGAAAAGGCCGGCCGCGTGGCTGACTTCTTGGAGCTTGGTGAGTTGATGTGCCGTGATGCTTTGGAGCGCCAAGAGTCTTGTGGTGGTCATTTCCGTGAAGAGTATCAAGACAAGGGTGAAGCGAAACGTGATGATGAAAAATTCTGTCACGTGGCCGCGTGGGAATACACTGGTGAAAACAAAGCATCAGTTCGCCACAAAGAAGAGCTTGTTTTTGATAACGTTCACCTAGCAACTCGTAGCTATAAATAA
- a CDS encoding succinate dehydrogenase/fumarate reductase iron-sulfur subunit, protein MSGKNINLTLKVWRQKGPKDSGSFVEYPAKNVSEHASFLEMLDAVNEEIVAKGEEPIAFDHDCREGICGTCGFVIDGEAHGKLKATTVCQLHMRNYEDGDTLTIEPFRANSFPVIKDLMVDRSAFDRIISSGGYISQNTGNPQDANAILIPKADSDEAMSSATCIGCGACVAACKNASAALFTSAKISHMALLPQGAVEKDERALRMVAAMDSEGFGACTTTGACEAACPKEIQLTNISRMNRQYLGAVLTQRPKHKDGGAG, encoded by the coding sequence ATGAGTGGTAAAAATATCAATCTGACTTTGAAAGTTTGGAGACAAAAAGGACCTAAAGATTCAGGTTCTTTTGTTGAGTATCCTGCGAAAAATGTGTCTGAACATGCTTCTTTCCTTGAGATGCTGGATGCTGTGAATGAAGAAATCGTAGCGAAAGGCGAAGAGCCTATCGCGTTTGACCATGACTGCCGTGAGGGTATTTGTGGTACTTGTGGTTTTGTTATCGATGGCGAAGCTCATGGTAAGTTGAAGGCAACAACAGTTTGCCAACTGCACATGCGTAACTACGAAGACGGCGATACATTGACGATTGAGCCGTTCAGAGCAAACTCCTTCCCGGTGATCAAGGACTTGATGGTCGACCGTTCTGCGTTTGACCGTATCATTTCTTCCGGTGGTTATATTTCTCAAAACACGGGAAATCCCCAGGATGCGAATGCAATCCTGATTCCGAAAGCAGACTCTGACGAAGCAATGAGCTCAGCGACTTGTATCGGTTGCGGTGCTTGCGTGGCAGCTTGTAAGAATGCTTCCGCAGCATTGTTTACTTCAGCTAAAATTTCTCACATGGCTTTGCTTCCGCAAGGTGCTGTTGAGAAAGATGAGCGCGCTCTTCGCATGGTTGCAGCCATGGACTCTGAGGGTTTCGGTGCTTGTACAACTACAGGTGCTTGCGAAGCTGCATGCCCGAAAGAAATTCAGCTGACCAATATCTCCCGCATGAATCGTCAATACTTGGGTGCTGTTTTAACTCAAAGACCTAAGCATAAAGACGGCGGCGCAGGATAG
- a CDS encoding S8 family serine peptidase yields MRGLIGRAMLGLFVSVSAFAAKPEAVPGEYIVQLKNQYAIQSTQILSQQLGAYVKSTIPQMNIVVIKKPVFELTDSVVKTLSQNPMVDIVEPNFIYRINKTPNDPMLGRLWGMNNSNNAGVDVGALQAWDITTGSKDVLVAVIDTGIDYNHPDLKENMWSNQAELNGQPGVDDDGNGIVDDIYGANFVNAAKPTGNPLDDHSHGTHCSGTIGAKGDDGVGIVGVAWNVRLMGVKFLSADGSGSLEGALKGIDYAVSMGATILSNSWGGGGYSETLKQAIQRANDKGVLFVAAAGNESNDNDANPTYPATYDVPNVLSVAAIDEKGSLASFSNYGKNKVHVAAPGVNIYSSTKNGGYSSYSGTSMATPHVSGIAALIASNEPGLNGIQIKERIMATAKPYPTLRGKVRTKGIANAYTALTNTEPVPDPNDPVNWQTVTASVSSAHPYASKSNETFEVNVPGAKQIAVYFEKFDTERDYDKVMIYDSTGKLVQTLSGKADDTLSTVIEGSSAKIVFTSDDSVNRYGFDITKIAFR; encoded by the coding sequence ATGAGAGGGCTTATCGGAAGAGCCATGCTCGGTTTGTTCGTTTCTGTAAGCGCGTTCGCTGCTAAACCTGAAGCTGTGCCTGGTGAATACATTGTTCAACTTAAAAATCAGTATGCTATTCAGTCTACACAAATTCTAAGTCAGCAATTGGGCGCTTATGTTAAGAGCACAATTCCTCAAATGAATATCGTGGTAATTAAAAAGCCGGTATTTGAACTTACTGACAGTGTTGTTAAAACACTTTCTCAAAACCCAATGGTTGATATCGTTGAACCAAACTTTATCTACCGTATTAACAAAACACCAAACGATCCAATGTTGGGCCGCCTTTGGGGTATGAATAACTCCAACAACGCAGGTGTGGACGTTGGAGCTCTTCAAGCTTGGGATATTACAACAGGTTCAAAAGATGTTCTTGTTGCAGTAATCGATACTGGTATTGATTACAATCATCCAGATCTTAAAGAAAACATGTGGTCGAACCAAGCTGAGCTAAATGGTCAGCCGGGTGTGGACGATGACGGTAACGGCATCGTGGACGATATCTACGGCGCAAACTTCGTGAATGCGGCGAAACCAACGGGTAACCCACTTGATGACCACAGCCACGGTACACATTGCTCCGGTACAATCGGTGCAAAAGGTGACGACGGTGTTGGTATCGTAGGTGTTGCGTGGAATGTTCGTTTGATGGGTGTAAAATTCCTTTCTGCAGATGGTTCCGGTTCCCTAGAGGGCGCACTTAAAGGTATCGACTATGCTGTGAGCATGGGTGCGACGATCCTTTCGAACTCTTGGGGTGGCGGTGGCTACTCTGAAACTTTGAAACAGGCGATCCAAAGAGCGAACGACAAAGGTGTTCTGTTTGTTGCAGCGGCTGGTAACGAATCCAACGACAACGATGCGAACCCGACTTACCCTGCCACTTACGATGTTCCTAACGTTCTTTCTGTAGCGGCAATTGATGAAAAAGGCTCTTTGGCTTCTTTCTCCAACTACGGAAAAAACAAAGTTCACGTGGCTGCTCCTGGTGTGAACATTTACTCATCCACTAAAAATGGTGGTTACAGCTCTTACTCTGGTACATCAATGGCGACTCCGCATGTTTCCGGTATTGCGGCTTTGATCGCTTCCAATGAGCCAGGTTTGAACGGCATCCAAATTAAAGAGCGCATTATGGCGACTGCGAAGCCTTACCCAACTCTACGTGGTAAAGTTCGCACAAAAGGTATTGCAAATGCTTACACAGCTTTGACAAACACTGAGCCGGTTCCAGATCCAAATGACCCGGTTAACTGGCAAACTGTGACTGCAAGTGTTTCTTCTGCTCACCCGTACGCAAGCAAATCCAACGAGACATTCGAAGTGAATGTTCCGGGCGCGAAGCAAATTGCAGTCTACTTTGAAAAATTCGACACTGAACGTGATTACGATAAAGTTATGATCTACGATTCCACAGGGAAATTGGTTCAAACTTTGTCTGGTAAAGCAGATGACACTCTTAGCACCGTGATCGAAGGAAGCTCTGCTAAAATCGTTTTCACTTCTGATGACTCTGTAAACCGTTATGGTTTCGACATCACTAAAATTGCTTTCCGTTAG